A window of Neorhizobium galegae bv. orientalis str. HAMBI 540 genomic DNA:
GGGCGACCGGATCGGTGCGAGGATGGTCGACGGCCGGGTGAGGACGCCGGATGGCTTTTCCGACGCCTTCCGGCAATATGCCGAGGCCGGCTGGCTCGGCATGGACGTGGCCGAGAAATTCGGCGGCCAGGCCGTGCCGCTGACATTGCATGCCGCCTGCGCGCCGCTGTTCGAGCGCGCCTGTGTGGCGCTAATGATGGCGGCAGGCTCGACCCGTGCCGCCGCGCATCTACTGGCCGAAGCCGCCGACGAGGCGACCGCGAACGAATGGGTGCCGAAGCTTAGCACCGGCGAATGGGCGGCGACGATCTGCATTTCCGAACCGGAAGCGGGTTCCGACGTCGGTCGGCTGCGCACCAAAGCCGAACTCAGCGATGGCGAATGGCTGATCACCGGCCAGAAGATCTGGATCTCCTTCGGCGACCACGATATGGCGGATCGCATCGGCCACTGCCTACTCGCCCGCACTAACGACCAACCGGGCACGCGCGGCATCAGCCTGTTTCTCGTGCCGAACCTCATCGACGGCCGGGCGAACGGCGTTTCGGTCGACCGGATCGAGGAAAAGATGGGCCTGCACGGCTCACCCACCTGCGCCATGCGGTTCGAGAGCGCCAGGGGCATCTTGCTCGGCAAGGAGGGGCGCGGCCTGCCGCAGCTTTTCACCATGATCGAGCTGATGCGGCTGCTCACCGGCTGCCAGGGGCTGGGCATCGCGTCGGCCGCGGCCGATATTGCCGAAGACTATGCAAAGGAGCGCTGCCAGGGCGGACGGCCGGACCAGCCGCCGGTGCCGATATCGAGCCATCCGGATGTGCAGCGCCAACTGCATGAGATCCGCAGCTCCACGGAAATCCTGCGCGCCGCCATTCTCGAACTTGCCACGACCATGGATATCGCCCGGCTGGAGCCCGAGGCAGGGCTGGAGGATTTCACCGGCTGGATGCTGCCGCTGATCAAGAACTTTGGCGCGGCGGCGGGGTTCGAGACGGCGAATGCGGCAATCCAGGTGCTCGGCGGCGTCGGTTACACCCAGGATTGGCCGCTCGAACAATATCTTCGCGACGCCCGCATCATGACCATCTATGAGGGCACGACGGGCATGCAGGCGCTGGATTTTTTGACCCGCCGCCTTTGGCGCGACGAGGGGCGGGGAGCCGCGCTTTTCCTCGAGAAGGCGCGCGACGAGATCGACGCCTACATCGCCGAACACCCGGCGGAATCGGAACAGGCTCTCGCGGTCCTGGATGGTTTCGAGCGTTTGAGCGGGCGGATGACGGCGCTTCAGAGCGATCCGGATGCCGCCCTCTACCGAGCCAACAGCTATATGCGGGCCGCCTGGTCGGCAGTGTCCATATGGATGGCATTGCGGATCTCGGAAACAGGTGCGGTCCGGAGACTGGTTGCGGAATTTGATTTCCATAGCGCACGTTGCGGCTGATCCATTGAGGATGATCAGGCAAATAGGAAGCCGGCTGTGGAACGCGGCCGGAGTTGCGGAACCCCGGAAAATATGCGCGTGATACCGGCTCGGATTTTTTCTCGAAACGAGAAAGACAGTGAACATACTTCTCGATATCGGCGCATTCCTGGCGACCGCTCGCGCCGGCAGTTTTTCCGCCGCTGGCCGTGACTTAGGCGTCGCGACCTCGGTCATCACCAAGCGAGTCAAGCGGCTCGAAGAGCACCTCAATACCCAGCTTTTCGTGCGCACCACAAGACGATTGGCCCTGACGCTGGATGGCGAGCGGCTGAGGCCCCGTCTGCAGCTCCTGGTCGGTGAGATCGAGGAGACGCTGGCGACGCCGAATACCCACGAACTGGGGCTGACAGGTTCGCTGCGCATCAAGGCGCCGACAACGCTGACCTCGATGTTCTTCGGCGATATCTGCGCCGCGTTCCAGGCCGCCAATCCGCGGGTGAAGATGGAGATCGTGCTGATCGACCGTTCGGTCAATCCGCTCGAGGAGGGGTTCGACGTAGCGATCGGCGCGCTGCCTCAATCCTACGCTTATGTGATCGACCACCCGCTTTGCCCTTATCCACGCGTTCTCTGCGCATCGCGAGACTATCTGGCAAGCCGCAAGCGGCCGAAGACGCCCACCGAACTCGTCGGCCACGAATGCATCACCTTCCACACGATCGGCACGACCTGGACCTTCCAGATGGAGACGAGCACGATCAACGTGGAGATCACCTCGAATTTCACGGCCAACGATAGCCGGGTCCTGCTCGCGGCTGCCCGGCAGGGATTGGGACTGGCGATCCTGCCGAGATTCCTTGCGCAGTCGGATCTCGATAGCGGCGCGCTTGAAGAGGTGATGCCGGAGTTTCCGGTCGAGCCGCTCTGGGTGAAGGCGTCCGTGCCCAGGATCAAGATGAACAAGGTCGTGGTGTCCGAGTTCATATCCTACGTGCAGAAGCGGTTTTCGGAAGGGGTGCCGGATCAGGTCATTCCGATGTTCTGAGAAAATCCGAATGCATCCGCAGCTTTCCGCCTTTCGCGCTCGCCATTTCGCTAGACACCAAACCGCTAAAATCTTCGGCTGGACCTTTCTCAAAACAAGAAAGCTGATCGCATCACTTGCCGGGTTCAAGGTGAGGCGGCTTGAGTTACGATCATCTCCAAAGCGCCGGGAGGGCGCAGGTTCTACGGGAGGGTTCGATGGCGGAAACGCTGAGCAGGGAAACGCGGATCGTCCGGCGCGAGAAATCGGCGCCGTTCCGCAAGCTCAAGGCGGATATCTGTGTCGTAGGCGCCGGGATCGCCGGCATTTCCGCAGCACTCGAAGCCGCGAGACTGGGCCGCAAGGTAGTCATCGTCGATGGCCAGGCGGCGCTCGGCGGACAAGCGGTCAATTCGATCATCGCCACGTTCTGCGGCCTGTTTTCGAACGGCACGCATGGCTACCAGTTTACCTATGGGGTCGCCGACAGGCTGCTCGCCCATCTCGAAAGCCAGGACCGGTCGATCTATTACCGCCACGGGCCGAACACCACGGTCGTCTATTACGACGAAGTGGTCCTCGGCCGCTGGATGGAGAGTAGCATTCTGGACGCCGGCATCGAGGTCGTGCTCGGTGCGCAGATCCTCGACGTGCATGTCGAAGGCCGCCGCGTCGTCCAGACCGATTTCATGACCCGTTATGGCGGCGTCTCGATCGAGGCGACCGGCTGGGTGGAGGCGAGCGGCGACGCGGCACTCGTCTGGCAGGCCGGTTTTGCCTGCCGTCAGCCGGAAAAGGGCGGCGTCTTCGGTACGCAGATGGTGGTGCTGGAAAACATCGACGAAGCCAAACAGCCGACCCGCTACGAGATCGGCGACCGGATGAAGGAAAAGGCGGCAAGCTACGGCCTGCTGCGCCGCGAAGGCCTCGGCTTCACCATTCCCGGTCGCGGCATTGCCGCCATGAACATGACCCATGTGGAAACCCCGCTCGATCCGGTAGAGGCCTCGAAAAAGGCGCTGGAAGGCAAGGACCAGGCGGCCCGCGCCGTGGAATTCCTGAAGACGGAATTTCCGGAATGTTTCGGCAATGCCCGCATCCGCTCCTTCGGCCTGCCGGGCATCCGCCAGACCCGCTGGATCGCCGGCAGCCATCACCTGACGGTCGACGAGATCAAGGCCGGCACCAGGTTCGACGACGCTGTTGCCCGCACCGCCTGGCCGATCGAGCTGCATGACCACGGCGACGGCCACCACTGGATCACCTTCGACGAAGAGCATGCCCACTACATTCCGCTTGGCAGCCTGACGCCGGACGAATGCGACAATATCGCCGCCGCCGGCCGCTGCGTCGATGCGGATTCCGCGGCCCTGTCGAGCATCCGCGTCATGGGGCCATGCATCGCCATGGGCATGGCCGCCGCCAACGCGCTCGACCTTGCCGGAACCGGCAGCGTGCACCAGATCGATCGCGATGCATTGTGCGAGCGGGTTTCCGACAACGTCGAAAAGAAGCATTATCGGTGGACGGGTGCGGAAACGCGCGCCGCATCGTGAGGAGGATGCGATGAACCTGACGGATCACGAAAAGGCCATGTATGACGGCGAGCAAGGCCGCGCCAAGGCGCGCGCCATGGACCTGCTCGTTCGTTATGGCGAAGCGCTCGGCGCCGAACGGCTGGTCGAGACCAACAATGTCGCCGGCGCCTTCAACGCCTCGACGCCCTCTGTGCAGGCGATCGCCGAAAAGGGCATGGAACACGTCTATTCCGAACTGAACCTCGACAGCGACGAAGTCGTGGATGTGCCGCATATGGTGGCGCATACCTGTCAGTTGATCACCGGCATCGACAACGACAACTGGGAACTGCAGGGCGTCGACAAGGCGCTGGTGGACATGCAGCGCGCCAATGAGAAGTACCTGGGGCGACGCGGCGTCAACATGTTCGCCACCTGCACGCCCTATCAGGTGGGCAACGTGCCGGTGAAGGGAGAACACTGCGCCTGGATGGAATCGTCCGCCGTCATCTACTGCAACTCGGTTCTCGGCGCCCGCACCAATGTCGAGGGCAAGGAAAGCACCGGCGCCGCGGCGCTCACCGGCCGCATTCCCTATTGGGGTTTCCACATCACCGAAAACCGCCGCGGCACCCATCTGGTCGAGCTCGATATCGAGGTCGACGACATGATGGATTGGGGCCTCCTCGGTTATTACATCGGCGAAGTGATCGGCGAGGAAATCCCGGTCCTGAAGCGCACGGGCCGCCAGCCCGACCTCATCAAGCTCAAGCATTTTGGCGCAGCCGCCGCTTCGTCCGGCGGTGTCGAGATGTATCATATCCCCGGCATCACCCCGGAAGCGGATTCGATCGAAGAAGCCTTCGGCGGCCGCAAGGTCAAGGGCACGTTCCGCTACGGTGCCAAGGAACGCCGCGAGACCTATGAGAAGTTGCAGAGCTCGACCGAGAAAAAAGTCGATTTCATCATGCTCGGCTGTCCGCACAACTCCATCGACCAGATGGCGCTGATCGCCCACATGCTGGAGGATAAGAAGATCCATTCGGATGTGCAGCTCTGGGTGCACACACCGCGGGCGATCAAGCAGGTCGCCGAGCGCAACGGCTATATCGACGTCATCCGCGAAGCCGGCGGGGTCGTGATGAGCGACACCTGTCCCGCCATTTCCCGCCGTCTGCCGGCGGGGACGAAGGTCATCGCCACGGATTCCGCCAAGCAGGCGCATTACCTGCCGGCGATCACCGGCGTGCAGGGATGGTTCGGCTCGGTCAGCGATTGCGTCGATGCCGCCTTGACCGGCCAGTGGAACGGGAGGGTCTGATGGATATCTCGACGGAAACCAAACCGGAAATCATCGAACTCAACGGCCGCAAGGTGGTGGCCGGCCGCGCCGAAGGCGAGGCGCTTGTTACAACCGAGACGATCTCTGGCTGGGGCGGCATCAACGAGCGCACCGGCACGGTCATCGAGCGCCGGCATGAAATGCGCGGCGTCTCCTTCGCCGGCAAGATTCTGGTTTTCCCCGGTGCCAAGGGCTCGTCCGGCTGGTCGGCCTATTTCCATATGACCCGATTGAACGGCGTGCAGCCAGCGGCGATGATCTTTACGCGGATGACCACCAAGATCGCCCTCGGCGCCGTCGTCACCCGCGTTCCGGCGATCACCGAGCTCGACCAGGACCCGCTTTCGGTGATCGAGACCGGCGACTGGGTGGTTGTCGATGCCGATGCCGGCACGGTGACCGTGACCAAAAAATCCTGAAAGTGATATTCGCTCTTAGGAGCCTGCCACTCGACGGCCATGCCGATAGCCGACTATAAGATTCGGCGAAACGGATAAGGAGGAGTGGACATGTCGAAAGTAGCGATCGTAACCGGCGCGGGCTCGGGCGTTGGCAGGGCCGTCGCCATCGGGCTTCTGAACGCAGGTTATCGGACCGTGCTTGCCGGCCGGCGCGAGAGCGAGCTGCGGGGAACTGCGGAACTGGCCGGCGGTGAGTCGCTGGTGGTGCCGACCGACGTCACCGATCCGGCCGCCGTGGAGGCCTTGTTTGCGGCGACGGAAAAGGCCTATGGCCGCCTTGATCTTCTGTTCAACAATGCCGGACGTGGCACGCCGGCCGTTCCGATCGACGAATTGCCGCTTGAAACCTGGCGGGCGGTCATCGATCTCAACCTCAACGGCGCCTTCTATTGCGCCCGGGCGGCCTTCGGAATGATGCGGCGGCAAAACCCCGGCGGCGGGCGGATCATCAACAATGGTTCGATCTCGGCGCACGTGCCGCGTCCTTTCCAGGCCGCCTATACCGCCACCAAACACGCCATTACCGGCCTGACGCGTCAGATCGCGCTCGATGGGCGGCCGCTGAACATCGTCTGCGGCCAGGTGGATATCGGGAATGCCGACACGCCGATGACGGTGCGAATGAAGGAAGGCGCGCTGCAGGCAGACCTTACGACTGCCGTGGAACCGGTCATGGACCCGAAACACGTGGCTGATGCGGTGCTCTATATGGACGGATTGCCTTTGGAGGCCAATGTCCTGTTCATGACGGTGATGGCAAACGGCATGCCCTACGCCGGCCGCGGCTGAGATCGGCCGCCGGCCGCCTTGATCTTGCCCGGAAGCTCGCCCAGCGTCAGAAATAATCGGAAGGAAACATCCCATGCAGCAGGCACTGGTGCTTGAGAAAAAAGGCGTCCTCTCGTTGAGGGAAATCGATCTTCCGACCGACGTCGGGCCGGGCGACGTGAAGATCGCCATCGATACGGTCGGCGTCTGCGGCAGCGACGTTCACTATTACACCCACGGCGCGATCGGGCCCTTTGTTCTGCGCGAGCCGATGGTGCTCGGCCACGAAGCGGCCGGCATCGTCGTCGAAGTCGGCAGCGAGGTGAAGACCTTGAAGGTTGGTGACCGCGTCTGCATGGAGCCCGGCGTACCGAACCTTTCGTCCCGCGCGTCCAAGCTAGGTCTCTACAACGTCGATCCGGACGTCCGTTTCTGGGCGACGCCGCCGATCCACGGGGTGCTGACGCCGGAAGTCATCCATCCTGCAGCCTTTACCTACAGGCTGCCGGACAATGTCTCCTTTGCCGAAGGCGCCATGGTCGAACCGTTTGCGATCGGCATGCAGGCCGCGAGCCGCGCCCGCATCCAGCCCGGCGATGTCGGTGCGGTCATCGGTGCCGGCCCGATCGGCATCATGGTGGCGCTGGCAGCACTTGCCGGCGGTTGCGCCCGCGTGTTCATTTCGGATCTGAGCCCCGACAAGCTGAAGATCGCCGGCCAGTATCCGGGCATCATCCCCGTCAACATCACCGAACGGCCGTTCGCGGAAGTCATCGCCGAGCAGACCGGCGGCTGGGGCGCGGATGTGGTGTTCGAAGCGAGCGGCAGCCCGAGGGCCTATGCCGGCATGTTGGACCTGGTGCGGCCCGGCGGCGCCTTCGTGCTGGTCGGCCTGCCGGTCGAGCCGGTGCCGTTGGATGTCGCAAGCGCCATCTCCAAGGAGGTTCGCTTCGAGACCGTGTTCCGTTACGCCAACATCTTCGACCGGGCGCTGGAACTGATCGCCTCGGGCAAGATCGACCTGAAGCCGCTGATCACCGGCGTCTTCGATTTCAAGGATTCGATCAAGGCCTTCGAGCGGGCCGCAGCCGGACATCCATCGGACGTCAAGCTGCAGATCGTGCTGAGCGGCAAGGCCTGATCAGGCGGCGCGGGTAAAGCGCTTCGAAAGCGATGCCGGCTTGTGAAGCGGCACGCGGCGGAGCATTTCGAGCGCGAACAGGCGGGCGTTCTGCCGGGCCTTGTCGAGATTGCTGATGCGGTTTTCGTCCATCGTGTAGAGCGTGCCGCCGAGATCGAAGATGTCGCGGAAAGCGGCGCGTTCGATGATCGGCGTGTCCAGCACTTCGACCTTGCGCTCGGCAAGCAGCATCTTCACCGCCAGCAGCGCACGGGTGGTGACCATCGAGTTGACGCGGGTCAGAACGACCGAGTGCGGCACGTGAAGATTGGCTTTTTCTTCGAGATAGCGCAGCAGTTCGAGCACGTTTGCACCGCCCTGGGCATCCATGGCGCAGCCCTGGATCGGGATCAGCACGTGGTCGGAGAGGCCGATCGCCTTGGCGAGCAGCGGGCTCTGCGCGCCGGGGAGGTCGAGCACGAAATAATCGGTCTTGTGGCGGTTTTCAGAAATATGCCGGTCGATCGAGGCCTGCGTCACGTAGGAAATAACGTTGAGCTTGTCGTTTTGCGGCGAGAGCATGTGCCAGCGGGTGATCCAGTATTGCGGATCGGCATCCAGGATCGTGACGCGGTAGCCTTGCTCAACGAGTTCGGTCGCAAGAAGGAGCACAGCGGTGGTCTTGCCCGCTCCGCCCTTGGTGTTGGCAAAGGTAATGACTGGCATCTTGGGTCCCTGTCCGGCTACGAGCGTAAGATTGCTCTCTCACCGCACCCTCATGATGCGTTGCCCCATTCTTGCCAAACATGGTTAACGAGACGTGAAAAATCCGTTGCCAGATCTTACCGGCGACGATCGGCGGCGAGGATTTCCCGGGCGATCTGCTCGAGCGACACGACCTTGTCGACGCCGCCATGGGCGATGGCTTCCTTGGGCATGCCGAATACCACCGACGACGCCTCGTCCTGGGCCACAGTGTAGGCTCCCGCCTGGTGCATCTCGTTCATGCCGCGGGCGCCGTCGTCCCCCATGCCGGTCATGATCACGCCCATGGCGTTGGCGCCGGCCGAGCGGGCGGCGGACCGGAACAACACATCGACGGAAGGGCGATGGCGGCTGACGAGCGGACCCGAGCGGACCGAGACTTCATAACGCGCGCCGCGCCGTTCGAGCAGCATGTGTTTGTCGCCGGGGGCGATGAGCACATGGCCGCGCAGTACCGGATCGCCTTCGGCTGCTTCCTTGACCTCGACTTCGCAAAGGCTGTTGAGACGCTTGGCGAAGGCGGCGGTGAATTTTTCCGGCATATGCTGGACGATGACCAAGCCCGGAGAATTGGCCGGCAGGGCTTCGAGAAGTTCGCGCAGCGCTTCGGTTCCGCCGGTCGAGGCGCCGACGCAGACGACCATTTCGGTTGTCTTCGCCATGGCTCCGAGCTTGGGAGGCGGAAGCATCGCATCGGCCGTAAGCTTGGCGGTCGTGCCGCTGTCGGAAATGCGTGACGGACGCAGCCGGCCGACACGGGCGCGTGCAGCTCCCTTGACCGCGGTGCGGATCCTTTCGCCGGACTCGGCGAGGTGATCGGCCGCGCCGATCTTCGGTTTCAGGATGACGTCGACAGCGCCCGCTTCAAGCGCCTGCATCAGCGTTTCCGAGCCGCTTTCGGTCAGCGACGAACACATCACCACCGGGATGGGATGCTGCGCCATCAGCTTGCGGAGAAAAGTGATGCCGTCCATCTGCGGCATTTCCACATCGAGCGTGATGACGTCGGGAATTTCCTCGCGCAGCTTTCGCGCCGCCATGAAGGGATCGCTGGCCGCGCCTATGACTTCGATATCCGGATCCGCCGACAGGACGGCCGTCAGGGTCTGGCGGACGCTGGCTGAGTCATCGATGATCAGAACTCGAATTTTGCCGGTCATGGTTCATACCCGCTTGAACACAGTATTTGCCACCTGCCGGATCGGCAGATCGAAGCCGGTCACGGTTTCCGAGTGACCGATGAACAGATAACCTCCGGGAAGCAGGGCTTCACAAAGGCGCGACAGCACGTGCTGCTGAGTCGGCTTGTCGAAATAGATCAGCACATTGCGGCAGAAGATCATGTGCATCAGATCGCCGATGGGATAGGCCTCGTCCATCAGGTTCAGCCGGGCGAAACCGACGCGGGAGCGCAGTTTCGGCGAAATTCGCATTTCCTGCCGCCGTTTGTCGGATGGCCGCATGACATATTTGTTCATCATGTCTGCCGGAACGGGCGCCAGGAGATCGCTCTGGTAGATACCGCGCTGGGCCTTCTGCAGCACGTCGGTCGAAAGATCGGTAGCAAGCACGAAATAGTCGCGTTCCGGCGTCGACGAACTCAGAAATTCCGAAAGCACCATGGCCATCGTATAGGGTTCGGCGCCCGTCGA
This region includes:
- a CDS encoding aconitase X swivel domain-containing protein, whose protein sequence is MDISTETKPEIIELNGRKVVAGRAEGEALVTTETISGWGGINERTGTVIERRHEMRGVSFAGKILVFPGAKGSSGWSAYFHMTRLNGVQPAAMIFTRMTTKIALGAVVTRVPAITELDQDPLSVIETGDWVVVDADAGTVTVTKKS
- a CDS encoding LysR family transcriptional regulator; the encoded protein is MNILLDIGAFLATARAGSFSAAGRDLGVATSVITKRVKRLEEHLNTQLFVRTTRRLALTLDGERLRPRLQLLVGEIEETLATPNTHELGLTGSLRIKAPTTLTSMFFGDICAAFQAANPRVKMEIVLIDRSVNPLEEGFDVAIGALPQSYAYVIDHPLCPYPRVLCASRDYLASRKRPKTPTELVGHECITFHTIGTTWTFQMETSTINVEITSNFTANDSRVLLAAARQGLGLAILPRFLAQSDLDSGALEEVMPEFPVEPLWVKASVPRIKMNKVVVSEFISYVQKRFSEGVPDQVIPMF
- a CDS encoding SDR family oxidoreductase — encoded protein: MSKVAIVTGAGSGVGRAVAIGLLNAGYRTVLAGRRESELRGTAELAGGESLVVPTDVTDPAAVEALFAATEKAYGRLDLLFNNAGRGTPAVPIDELPLETWRAVIDLNLNGAFYCARAAFGMMRRQNPGGGRIINNGSISAHVPRPFQAAYTATKHAITGLTRQIALDGRPLNIVCGQVDIGNADTPMTVRMKEGALQADLTTAVEPVMDPKHVADAVLYMDGLPLEANVLFMTVMANGMPYAGRG
- a CDS encoding aconitase X produces the protein MNLTDHEKAMYDGEQGRAKARAMDLLVRYGEALGAERLVETNNVAGAFNASTPSVQAIAEKGMEHVYSELNLDSDEVVDVPHMVAHTCQLITGIDNDNWELQGVDKALVDMQRANEKYLGRRGVNMFATCTPYQVGNVPVKGEHCAWMESSAVIYCNSVLGARTNVEGKESTGAAALTGRIPYWGFHITENRRGTHLVELDIEVDDMMDWGLLGYYIGEVIGEEIPVLKRTGRQPDLIKLKHFGAAAASSGGVEMYHIPGITPEADSIEEAFGGRKVKGTFRYGAKERRETYEKLQSSTEKKVDFIMLGCPHNSIDQMALIAHMLEDKKIHSDVQLWVHTPRAIKQVAERNGYIDVIREAGGVVMSDTCPAISRRLPAGTKVIATDSAKQAHYLPAITGVQGWFGSVSDCVDAALTGQWNGRV
- a CDS encoding FAD-dependent oxidoreductase; amino-acid sequence: MAETLSRETRIVRREKSAPFRKLKADICVVGAGIAGISAALEAARLGRKVVIVDGQAALGGQAVNSIIATFCGLFSNGTHGYQFTYGVADRLLAHLESQDRSIYYRHGPNTTVVYYDEVVLGRWMESSILDAGIEVVLGAQILDVHVEGRRVVQTDFMTRYGGVSIEATGWVEASGDAALVWQAGFACRQPEKGGVFGTQMVVLENIDEAKQPTRYEIGDRMKEKAASYGLLRREGLGFTIPGRGIAAMNMTHVETPLDPVEASKKALEGKDQAARAVEFLKTEFPECFGNARIRSFGLPGIRQTRWIAGSHHLTVDEIKAGTRFDDAVARTAWPIELHDHGDGHHWITFDEEHAHYIPLGSLTPDECDNIAAAGRCVDADSAALSSIRVMGPCIAMGMAAANALDLAGTGSVHQIDRDALCERVSDNVEKKHYRWTGAETRAAS
- a CDS encoding NAD(P)-dependent alcohol dehydrogenase, which gives rise to MQQALVLEKKGVLSLREIDLPTDVGPGDVKIAIDTVGVCGSDVHYYTHGAIGPFVLREPMVLGHEAAGIVVEVGSEVKTLKVGDRVCMEPGVPNLSSRASKLGLYNVDPDVRFWATPPIHGVLTPEVIHPAAFTYRLPDNVSFAEGAMVEPFAIGMQAASRARIQPGDVGAVIGAGPIGIMVALAALAGGCARVFISDLSPDKLKIAGQYPGIIPVNITERPFAEVIAEQTGGWGADVVFEASGSPRAYAGMLDLVRPGGAFVLVGLPVEPVPLDVASAISKEVRFETVFRYANIFDRALELIASGKIDLKPLITGVFDFKDSIKAFERAAAGHPSDVKLQIVLSGKA
- a CDS encoding ParA family protein — encoded protein: MPVITFANTKGGAGKTTAVLLLATELVEQGYRVTILDADPQYWITRWHMLSPQNDKLNVISYVTQASIDRHISENRHKTDYFVLDLPGAQSPLLAKAIGLSDHVLIPIQGCAMDAQGGANVLELLRYLEEKANLHVPHSVVLTRVNSMVTTRALLAVKMLLAERKVEVLDTPIIERAAFRDIFDLGGTLYTMDENRISNLDKARQNARLFALEMLRRVPLHKPASLSKRFTRAA
- a CDS encoding acyl-CoA dehydrogenase family protein, which encodes MSFADQADRTLDILALTPGWHRLKELREDCDDETVAAIIGEAASFAEGVLAPLNAVGDRIGARMVDGRVRTPDGFSDAFRQYAEAGWLGMDVAEKFGGQAVPLTLHAACAPLFERACVALMMAAGSTRAAAHLLAEAADEATANEWVPKLSTGEWAATICISEPEAGSDVGRLRTKAELSDGEWLITGQKIWISFGDHDMADRIGHCLLARTNDQPGTRGISLFLVPNLIDGRANGVSVDRIEEKMGLHGSPTCAMRFESARGILLGKEGRGLPQLFTMIELMRLLTGCQGLGIASAAADIAEDYAKERCQGGRPDQPPVPISSHPDVQRQLHEIRSSTEILRAAILELATTMDIARLEPEAGLEDFTGWMLPLIKNFGAAAGFETANAAIQVLGGVGYTQDWPLEQYLRDARIMTIYEGTTGMQALDFLTRRLWRDEGRGAALFLEKARDEIDAYIAEHPAESEQALAVLDGFERLSGRMTALQSDPDAALYRANSYMRAAWSAVSIWMALRISETGAVRRLVAEFDFHSARCG
- a CDS encoding protein-glutamate methylesterase/protein-glutamine glutaminase is translated as MTGKIRVLIIDDSASVRQTLTAVLSADPDIEVIGAASDPFMAARKLREEIPDVITLDVEMPQMDGITFLRKLMAQHPIPVVMCSSLTESGSETLMQALEAGAVDVILKPKIGAADHLAESGERIRTAVKGAARARVGRLRPSRISDSGTTAKLTADAMLPPPKLGAMAKTTEMVVCVGASTGGTEALRELLEALPANSPGLVIVQHMPEKFTAAFAKRLNSLCEVEVKEAAEGDPVLRGHVLIAPGDKHMLLERRGARYEVSVRSGPLVSRHRPSVDVLFRSAARSAGANAMGVIMTGMGDDGARGMNEMHQAGAYTVAQDEASSVVFGMPKEAIAHGGVDKVVSLEQIAREILAADRRR
- a CDS encoding CheR family methyltransferase, with amino-acid sequence MCVSAAMRSQPLDDRLSKRNFDLLSKYIYDYSGIKMPHSKMTMLEGRLRRRLRVTAMPTFDSYCDYLFKHGGIEAESIFLIDAVTTNKTDFFREPKHFDYMVQTALPDILKTYADRRIRTWSSACSTGAEPYTMAMVLSEFLSSSTPERDYFVLATDLSTDVLQKAQRGIYQSDLLAPVPADMMNKYVMRPSDKRRQEMRISPKLRSRVGFARLNLMDEAYPIGDLMHMIFCRNVLIYFDKPTQQHVLSRLCEALLPGGYLFIGHSETVTGFDLPIRQVANTVFKRV